The following DNA comes from Methanomassiliicoccales archaeon LGM-DZ1.
CGGATCCGGTTCGGTTCCGATCCCAAAGGGGGCACGGGCATGCATTGTAACGGATGTCCCAGTTCATCTTCCCGAACAATCGGCTTTAATACGATGCATAAGGATGCATGCACATGTCCGTCAAGGATGATGTTCTGAAGGCCATGAAAGAAGCAGGAAAGCCGCTCTCCGCAGGCGAGGTCGCCAAGATTCTCGGTGCTGACAGGAAGGAGGTCGACGCCGCCTTCAAGGAGCTCAAGGCCGAGAAGGCGATAACCTCGCCTGTCCGCTGCAAGTGGGAGCCTGCCTGAGGCCTGGCGGCGGGGCCTGGCCCCGCTCTGCCCGCATCCGGCGCCGGCCGGACTGGGATATTTTCCTACCTTTTTTCCGACCCAGCATCATGTTTAAGTAGGGTCCTAGTATTGGTCAATGAATGGCAGGGAACTGGCACGATTGCATTTCCTCGGACCTCGACCGTGTCGACTCCGTTATCCGGGAGGTCACACTTTCTGAGAACCCCGAACTCACGGAGATGTGCGATTATGTTCTCTCCAACCATGGTAAGAGGATCAGGCCTGCTATCTGCGTCCTGTCCTACCATGCATGCGGCGGGGATGACGGGAACCTCCACAGGTCCATCGATGTCGCGGCCGCCATCGAGATCATCCACAACGCTACCCTGATCCACGACGATATCAACGACCAGGGAGAGCTCCGCCGGGGCGCCAAAGCGCTCTACAGGGAGTACACCATCGGGAAGTCCATCGTCGTCGGCGATTACCTTTTCGCTCTCGGGTTCAGGCTCCTTGGTTCCACTTCGAACGAGGTCGTGGACTACGTCATCGATGCCGCCTCCGGCCTGGCCGCCGGCGAGTTCGACCAGAAGCAGTACGAGCGCAACGAATCGGTCGGCGAGAGCGAGTACATGAAGATCATCGGCGGGAAGACCGCCCGCCTCATAGAGTGCGCCGCGAAATGCGGCGCCTTCATCGCTTCCGCCGATGCCGAGACCATCGACTGCGTCGGGGATTTCGCCTACAAGGCAGGCATGGCGTTCCAGATCATCGATGATGTCCTGGATGTCGCCGGGGATGTCGGAAGCACCGGCAAGAAGGTCGGGAACGACATCGTCGAGGGCAAGCCCACCCTGCCGATCATCATGGGCATGCAGGACCCGGAGGCGGGCCCCCGCATAGCCGAGATCTTCGAGGACCCGTCCTCCGATTACGCCGAGGCCGCCGAGGCCATCGCCCTGATCAAGAGCACAGATTCCATCAGCAGGTGCCGCGCCGTTGCCGAGAGCATCGCCGATGAGGCCAAGCGCCATCTCGACCCCCTGCCGGACTCCGAGTACAAGACGGCTATGTGCCAGCTGGTCGATTTCTT
Coding sequences within:
- a CDS encoding transcriptional regulator; the encoded protein is MSVKDDVLKAMKEAGKPLSAGEVAKILGADRKEVDAAFKELKAEKAITSPVRCKWEPA
- a CDS encoding polyprenyl synthetase family protein, which encodes MAGNWHDCISSDLDRVDSVIREVTLSENPELTEMCDYVLSNHGKRIRPAICVLSYHACGGDDGNLHRSIDVAAAIEIIHNATLIHDDINDQGELRRGAKALYREYTIGKSIVVGDYLFALGFRLLGSTSNEVVDYVIDAASGLAAGEFDQKQYERNESVGESEYMKIIGGKTARLIECAAKCGAFIASADAETIDCVGDFAYKAGMAFQIIDDVLDVAGDVGSTGKKVGNDIVEGKPTLPIIMGMQDPEAGPRIAEIFEDPSSDYAEAAEAIALIKSTDSISRCRAVAESIADEAKRHLDPLPDSEYKTAMCQLVDFFVSRDR